Genomic segment of Myxococcus stipitatus:
CTGGAGCGAGTTCTCCAGGTACTTCGCCCGGCATGCCCGACGCTGCACCTTGCCACTGGAGGTCTTGAGCACCTCCCCGTGCTGGAGCAGGACCAGCTCATGGAGGTCCAGCGAGTGCACGGCGGCGAGCGCCTGCCGCACCTTCCGGGTCACCTCCTTCGCCTCCAGGCCCCGTGCTCCCGCGCTGTCCCCCGGAGGTGCGTACTGACGGTCCACCTCGATGAGCACCACGAGCTTCTCCTCGTTCGACTGCTCCACCGAGAAGGCCACGCAGCAACCGAGCCGGAAGCCCTCGTGCTGCACCTCCACCGTCTGCTCGATGTCCTGCGGATAGTGATTGCGGCCATCCACGATGATGAGGTCCTTCAGCCGCCCGGTGACGTACAGCTCTCCGTCACGCTGGAACCCCAGGTCTCCCGTGCGCAGATAGCCTCCCTCTTCCTCGCGCCCCTGGATGCGCGCCTGGAACGTCTCCGCGTTGTGCTCGCCCCGGCCCCAGTAGCCCTGGGTGACGTGCGGCCCCGAGACCCAGATTTCACCCACCTCGTCATCGGCGCAGGCCTGGAATGTCTCGGGATTGGCGATGCGGACCTGTCCTCCTGCCCAGGCCCTGCCGCAGCTCACGAGCACTCGCGCGTTCTCCGTGCCTTGGGGCGCGACCTCGACGCGGTTGCGCTCCATCGCTCCGGCCTCGACCGTGAGGGTGCGGTGCGACGCCATGCGCATCCCTCCAGAGGCATAGAGCGTCGCCTCGGCGAGCCCGTAGCAAGGGTAGAGCGCCGCCTTCTGGAAGCCCTGCGGCGCGAAGGTCTCCGCGAAGCGCTCCATCGTGTCCGCGCGCACGGGCTCCGCGCCATTGAAGGCGACCTTCCAGGAGCTCAGGTCCAGACCCTCACGCTGCTCGGGCTTCACCTTCCGGACGCACAGCGCATAGCCGAAGTTCGGGCCGCCGCTCACCACGCCCCGGTACTTGCTGATGGCGCGCAGCCAACGCACCGGCCGCTGCAGGAAGGCCCACGGCGACATCAGCACGCCGTGCCCACCCAGATACAGCGGCTGCATCACCGTCCCGATGAGTCCCATGTCGTGGTACAGCGGCAGCCACCCCACGATCGTCGACGCCTGGTCGCTGCCGAAGCCCTGCCGAATCATCTCCTGATTGGCCAGCAGGTTCCGGTGCGACACCATGACGCCCTTCGGCGCCGACGTGGAGCCGGACGTGTACTGGAGGAAGGCCATTCCTTCGCCCTGGAGCCGAGTCTCCTTCCACCGCGCCTCCAGCCCCGAGGGCAATGCATCCACCGCGATCCAGTGCAGCTCCTTCAGCACGGGCGTCGTCTCCGAGAACGCCTTCACGCTCTCCAGGATGTCGCTCGTGGTGAGCGCGAAGCGGGGTCTCGCGTCCGCGATGATGGAGAGCAGTCGCGCCAGCGTCTGCTCGTTCTGGGGCGGATAGACGGGCACCGCCGCCACGCCCGCCGAGAGGCAGCCGTAGAAGGCCCCGATGTAGTCGAGCCCCGGAGCGAACAGCAGCAGCGCCCGGTCCTCGGCCGCGCCTTGCTCCTGGAGCGCGGCGGCGATGGCTCGCGTGTTCCGGTCGAGCTCCGCGTAGCTCCACTGCCGCTCCTGGTCCTCCCCGTTGACGAGGAAGGTGTAGGCGAGCGCCTCGGGCTGGGTCTCGGCGCGCCAGCGCAGCAGTGCGCTCAGCGTGGTGATGGACGGAGGAATGGCGGCGGTCACGGCAGGGCTCCTTCAGAGGAAGTGGGAATGGGCGGCGCGCCCTCGGGCCTCTCATCGAGGACCCGCAGCGGACGGTGGAGGGCGGCCAGGCCCGTGAGCAGGACGGTCAGCGTGCCCGCGAGCAGGAACATCAGCGCGATGCCACGCCCGGCCCCCGTGCCGATGAGCGTCCCAAACAGCGGCACGAGTGACCCTCCCGGGCGAAGCGCGGGCTCGAACACGAGGTCCGCCAGCGGGCCCGAGATGGCGTAGGCGAGCGGAAGCATCATCCCCGTGATGGCCGAGCTGAAGGCGAAGACCCGGCCTCGTAGCGCGATGGGGACGATGCGCTGGAGGAGGGACTGGCTGGCGCCGTTGACGATGGGGATGCCGAAGAAGAACGCGAAGGACACCCCCGCCAGGAGCGGAAGCGAGGTCCCGAACCCGACGACGACGAGGCTCAGTCCGCAGGTGAGCTGGAAGAGCAGCACACCATGCACCTGTCGACGAGGGCCGCCCCACGCGCTCATCACCACGCTGCCCACGAGCAGGCCGACTCCTCCCGCGGTGGTGAGCATGCCCAGCGCCTTCACGTCCGCGAGCGCCAGCACCAGGGGCGTCACCAGCACCTCGACGACGCCCGTGATGAAGTTGCTCCCCGCGAGGAAGAGGAACAGCGCCAGCAGGCCCGGAGTGCCGCGCAGGTAGGCGCCGCCCTCGCGCACGAGCGAGAGGAGCGAGGGTGGACCCTCGACGGACGTGGAGGTGGGTCGCTCCGGGATGCGCAGCAGGAAGAGCGGCAGGACACCGAGGAGGAAGGTCCCGGCGTCGAGCAGCAGGATGCCCTCCAAGCCCACCACCGCGAGCAGGGCCGCGCTGGCCAGCGGCGCCCCCAACTGCGCGCAAGCGAGCCCCAGCTGGATGAAGCCGTTGGCGCGGCCCAGGTGTTGGGGTGGAACCACCGTGGACACCAACACCGCGAAGGCGGGCTGCTGGAAGGCGCTGGCCATGGAGACGATGGCGGTCGTGATGTACGCGTGCCAGGGGCGGAGCTGTCCGGTGAGGAGCAGCAGCGCGAGGGTCATCGTCATCAGTCCCGCCACCAGGTCGCTCAGCAGCAGCACGCGGCGCAGCGGCCAGCGGTCCACCAGCGCGCCCGTCACGGGGCCCAGCAGGACTCCCGGGAGCGCGGCGCACAGCATGATGAGCGCGAAGCGCGTGACGCCTCCCGTCGTCTGGTACATCCACACGCCCAGCGCGAAGCTGGTCAGTGAGGAGCCGAACAACGAGAGCACCTGTCCCAGCCACACGGACAGG
This window contains:
- a CDS encoding fatty acyl-AMP ligase — translated: MTAAIPPSITTLSALLRWRAETQPEALAYTFLVNGEDQERQWSYAELDRNTRAIAAALQEQGAAEDRALLLFAPGLDYIGAFYGCLSAGVAAVPVYPPQNEQTLARLLSIIADARPRFALTTSDILESVKAFSETTPVLKELHWIAVDALPSGLEARWKETRLQGEGMAFLQYTSGSTSAPKGVMVSHRNLLANQEMIRQGFGSDQASTIVGWLPLYHDMGLIGTVMQPLYLGGHGVLMSPWAFLQRPVRWLRAISKYRGVVSGGPNFGYALCVRKVKPEQREGLDLSSWKVAFNGAEPVRADTMERFAETFAPQGFQKAALYPCYGLAEATLYASGGMRMASHRTLTVEAGAMERNRVEVAPQGTENARVLVSCGRAWAGGQVRIANPETFQACADDEVGEIWVSGPHVTQGYWGRGEHNAETFQARIQGREEEGGYLRTGDLGFQRDGELYVTGRLKDLIIVDGRNHYPQDIEQTVEVQHEGFRLGCCVAFSVEQSNEEKLVVLIEVDRQYAPPGDSAGARGLEAKEVTRKVRQALAAVHSLDLHELVLLQHGEVLKTSSGKVQRRACRAKYLENSLQRWPG
- a CDS encoding MFS transporter, which gives rise to MTAATHFSLGRALSVWLGQVLSLFGSSLTSFALGVWMYQTTGGVTRFALIMLCAALPGVLLGPVTGALVDRWPLRRVLLLSDLVAGLMTMTLALLLLTGQLRPWHAYITTAIVSMASAFQQPAFAVLVSTVVPPQHLGRANGFIQLGLACAQLGAPLASAALLAVVGLEGILLLDAGTFLLGVLPLFLLRIPERPTSTSVEGPPSLLSLVREGGAYLRGTPGLLALFLFLAGSNFITGVVEVLVTPLVLALADVKALGMLTTAGGVGLLVGSVVMSAWGGPRRQVHGVLLFQLTCGLSLVVVGFGTSLPLLAGVSFAFFFGIPIVNGASQSLLQRIVPIALRGRVFAFSSAITGMMLPLAYAISGPLADLVFEPALRPGGSLVPLFGTLIGTGAGRGIALMFLLAGTLTVLLTGLAALHRPLRVLDERPEGAPPIPTSSEGALP